The following are encoded in a window of Pelecanus crispus isolate bPelCri1 chromosome 6, bPelCri1.pri, whole genome shotgun sequence genomic DNA:
- the RPAP1 gene encoding RNA polymerase II-associated protein 1 isoform X1: MLSRPKPGESEADLLHFQNQFLAARASPAVKIVKKADKRKGKEGSTDAERPPLQDCKDVVMLDDFPDTLPALTPAPPKKSKIKTAYVHFEDEDPEERLESHDQHITAVFSKIIERDTSAVAVTMPVSTGDPFPRTFHRSEIKSEVKVGSGRKSIFAQKMAARRAAEKAATAPSAAECVRIRSAAPDALDPQGSAGEAPLPSIRDGKAGDFLTSQRPCLITGEGLGSQKSEQEAQAIHKENLEKLRSMSEEEILQEQEKLLAQLDSSLVAFLKSRRGGSEGQKKELKMEQNRLEEFAESLPVAQHGIGSSLSMQELGLEESVRKEENMKVEITDDDLPVKPKKEWIHMDNVEFEKLEWMKDLPSPRQKKTKKGMQARFSLKGELIPADADLPTHLGLHHHGEEAERAGYSLQELFHLSRSQVIQQRTLALQVLGRIVEKARAGEFASSLKGSILRLLLDAGFLFLLRFSLDDAVDNVIAASVGALRALLVSLDDEKYLDWTFSWYQGMAAFPFVPSNEEEEEEEEEELNGTEKSQDKKLKDENKPDPDVARYDVVKGLLKTQIQHRLRYILEVVRPVPTVVLDILHILTHIARHSSEACSQLLDCPRLIETIVREFLPTQWDPQVAEPGCLLTSLHGVACATAMKFIRVLASGGRNATARLLNKFEMKNRLSRFIAEDPLDLLLPREEAIRLSTEAFRLWAVAAGYGQACDLYRNLYPALVRILQSLPELLSSCHGKSPMIELSVQRATAVVTLLIHVTQTAGYAAELQAKLSSNSSEDSEQIPPPPVSWNQVSGLQPFLETSLKKFLQEISQTETWQTLQPLTTTYVIYLGVYYSACSQQPSVNPIDCLEELERLTSEVLQPLLSQPAIQSMWDLLRPCSALCNPLSCSPAPESVFSIASLSCTGGKPPLSLVGSKSPFPFLTALLFLINSITHIHKGLTSKYSSVLGFRGLKDYLHQSWQTRPPSVTPSSAWILRHEYHLQYFVLALARRMAGTCPDYAQHASLHHCVAMALLSRLLPGSEHLAYEVLLDLAFNPEFLPEGKAGGPEAADFSDILHLGTSAKLAQPGSVAAFFSKATRGALLRESYQNLPFIRSCYLSHFVHLQPTLMRSQASYQGRNYLIQSMLLPEVKGPILPSDWPFFPLISLYNKVTNAETRGAVLNSLPLDLVNTVTWNLQWVLLLETWRAKTLQSIPTAAKLARLMCVFLTGGDLFLEAPIHRYTAALLSMYCQPKALDSLNLDAPLPGLASFHDLYISLLEQFEGVSFGDPLFGVFVLLPLQKRFSVHLRLSVFGEHTSILRALGVPLQQFPVPLERYTSPPEDNLNLLRLYFRTLVTGALRHTWCPVLYVVAVAHVNSFIFSQDSTTQETDAARKSMLRKTWLLVDETLKKHLLYYRLLNAESPLGFDLYEQLPPMRLKYLQMVTQKENKENAPVLVS, translated from the exons GTGAAGGTGGgatctggaagaaaaagcatcttTGCGCAAAAGATGGCAGCGAGAagagctgctgaaaaagcagcaacGGCTCCCTCTGCTGCCGAGTGCGTGCGAATAAGATCAGCTGCTCCGGATGCACTAGATCCTCAGGGATCAGCGGGAGAGGCACCTCTTCCTAGCATCAGGGATG GTAAAGCTGGTGACTTTTTGACCTCTCAGCGGCCTTGTCTTATAACGGGAGAGGGTCTTGGAAGCCAAAAGAGTGAGCAGGAAGCTCAAGCTATTCACAAAGAGAACTTGGAGAAGCTGCGGTCCATGTCTGAGGAAGAGAtcctgcaggagcaggaaaagCTTCTGGCTCAGCTGG ATTCCAGTTTAGTTGCTTTCTTAAAGTCACGACGTGGTGGCAGTGAAGGccagaaaaaggaattaaaaatggaaCAGAACAGACTGGAGGAGTTTGCAGAATCTCTGCCTGTGGCTCAGCATGGTATAGGATCGTCTCTTTCCATGCAGGAGTTGGGTCTGGAAGAATCtgtaaggaaagaagaaaatatgaaggTAGAAATCACAG ATGATGATCTGCCTGTGAAGCCCAAGAAGGAATGGATTCACATGGACAATGTGGAGTTTGAGAAGCTGGAATGGATGAAAGATTTGCCTTCACCCCggcagaagaaaaccaaaaag GGAATGCAAGCTCGATTCAGTTTAAAAGGAGAATTAATTCCTGCAGATGCTGATTTACCGACACATCTAGGCCTGCATCACCATGGAGAAGAAGCAGAG AGGGCTGGTTATTCTCTCCAAGAGCTCTTTCATTTGTCTCGCAGCCAAGTTATTCAACAGAGGACACTGGCTCTACAGGTCTTAGGTCGTATTGTTGAAAAG GCCAGGGCTGGAGAGTTTGCTTCCTCCTTGAAGGGCAGCATTCTGCGTCTGCTGCTTGATGCTGGGTTTCTCTTCTTGCTGCGTTTCTCGCTGGATGATGCAGTGGATAATGTCATAGCAGCATCTGTTGGTGCTCTCCGGGCTCTGCTGGTGTCACTTGATGATGAG AAATATCTTGATTGGACTTTCTCATGGTACCAGGGGATGGCGGCATTCCCCTTTGTCCCCAGcaatgaggaggaagaagaggaagaagaggaagaattaaaTGGAACAGAGAAGTCTCAagataaaaaattaaaggatGAAAACAAGCCAGATCCAGATGTGGCCCGATATGACGTTGTAAAG GGACTTTTGAAGACACAGATCCAGCACCGGCTAAGGTACATCCTGGAGGTGGTACGACCTGTTCCAACAGTAGTTCTGGATATACTGCACATCCTCACCCACATAGCAAGGCACTCCTCTGAAGCGTGCAGCCAG ctgcttgaCTGTCCTCGGTTGATTGAGACCATTGTCAGGGAATTTCTCCCTACTCAGTGGGATCCCCAAGTGGCTGAACCAGGATGTTTGCTCACCAGCCTTCATGGAGTTGCTTGTGCCACTGCTATGAAGTTCATCAGAGTGTTGGCATCTGGAGGCCGAAATGCAACAGCCAGGCTG cttaacaaatttgaaatgaaaaatcgGTTAAGTCGATTTATAGCTGAAGACCCACTGGATCTGCTCCTGCCAAGGGAAGAAGCCATAAGGCTAAGCACCGAAGCATTTCGGTTATGGGCTGTGGCGGCTGGCTATGGTCAGGCCTGTGATCTCTACAG GAATCTCTACCCTGCGCTGGTGAGGATACTGCAGTCCCTGCCTGAATTGCTCAGCTCTTGCCATGGGAAGAGTCCTATGATTGAGTTGTCTGTCCAGCGAGCTACGGCAGTAGTTACTCTGCTGATACATGTGACGCAAACAGCAGGCTACGCGGCAGAGCTGCAGGCCAAGCTGAGCAG TAATAGCTCAGAAGATAGTGAACAGATTCCACCTCCTCCAGTATCATGGAATCAAGTGTCAGGCTTACAGCCCTTCCTTGAGACCAGTCTGAAAAAATTCCTCCAGGAGATATCCCAGACAGAAACTTGGCAAACTCTCCAGCCTCTGACCACAACTTATGTGATCTACCTAGGAGTTTATTACAGTGCTTGCAGCCAACAG CCATCAGTCAATCCAATTGACTGCTTAGAGGAACTGGAACGTTTGACAtctgaggtgctccagccccttctcAGCCAGCCAGCTATACAAAGCATGTGGGACTTGCTGAG GCCGTGTTCTGCTTTGTGCAACCCTCTGTCCTGTTCCCCAGCACCAGAATCTGTCTTCAGCATTGCGTCTCTGAGTTGTACTGGAGGCAAGCCTCCTTTGAGCCTGGTGGGCTCCAAGTCAcctttccccttcctcactGCCCTCCTATTTCTCATCAATAGCATCACTCACATTCACAAAGGTCTGACCAGCAAG TACAGCTCTGTTCTGGGCTTCAGAGGCTTGAAGGATTATCTGCATCAAAGCTGGCAGACCAGACCTCCCTCTGTAACTCCCTCATCTGCGTGGATCTTGCGCCATGAATATCATCTGCAGTACTTTGTGTTAGCGTTGGCTCGGAGAATG GCAGGCACTTGTCCGGATTATGCCCAGCATGCCTCACTCCATCACTGTGTTGCTATGGCATTGCTAAGCCGTCTGTTGCCAGGGAGTGAGCATCTGGCTTACGAGGTCCTACTGGATCTTGCCTTTAATCCAGAGTTTCTTCC TGAAGGGAAGGCTGGAGGGCCAGAAGCAGCTGACTTCTCTGATATTCTACATCTGGGTACCAGTGCCAAACTGGCACAGCCTGGCTCTGtggcagcatttttttcaaaggcaaCTCGTGGTGCCCTGCTGAGAGAATCGTACCAGAATTTGCCTTTCATTCGCTCCTGCTACCTTTCTCATTTTGTCCACTTGCAGCCTACCCTTATGCGTTCCCAAGCATCCTATCAAGGACGGAATTACCTCATCCAGTCAATGTTGCTTCCTGAGGTCAAAGGGCCCATCCTGCCTTCAGACTGGCCGTTCTTTCCACTTATTAGCCTCTACAACAAAGTGACTAATGCAGAGACACGTGGGGCTGTACTGAACTCTCTCCCACTTGATCTCGTCAACACTGTGACCTGGAACCTGCAGTGGGTCTTGTTGCTGGAAACCTGGCGTGCTAAAACCCTTCAGAGCATCCCTACTGCAGCCAAACTTGCACGGCTTATGTGTGTCTTCCTCACAGGTGGTGACCTCTTTCTAGAAGCACCGATTCACCGCTACACAGCTGCCCTTCTCTCTATGTATTGCCAACCCAAGGCATTGGACTCTCTGAACTTGGATGCTCCTCTCCCTGGTTTGGCTTCCTTCCACGATCTATATATAAGTCTACTGGAGCAGTTTGAAGGTGTCTCCTTTGGAGATCCACTCTTTGGAGTCTTTGTTCTTCTACCTCTACAGAAGCGTTTCAGCGTTCATCTGCGTCTCTCTGTTTTTGGGGAGCACACAAGTATTCTGCGGGCACTGGGAGTGCCGCTCCAGCAG TTTCCTGTGCCTCTTGAGCGATACACTTCCCCTCCTGAGGACAACCTGAACCTCCTGCGACTCTACTTCCGAACACTGGTCACTGGTGCGCTGCGCCACACCTGGTGCCCTGTTCTTTACGTGGTGGCTGTGGCTCATGtgaacagctttattttctcccaAGACAGCACGACACAG GAGACTGATGCTGCTCGGAAAAGCATGCTGCGGAAGACATGGCTGTTGGTGGATGAG acCTTGAAAAAGCACCTACTCTACTACAGACTGCTGAATGCAGAGAGCCCTTTGGGATTTGACCTTTATGAGCAGCTCCCTCCCATGCGACTGAAGTACCTGCAGATGgtgacacagaaggaaaataaggagAATGCACCAGTGCTAGTCTCATAG